aaattttaaattctctttaaaatatataaatttataactttgtccccgaaattttttttgtttatattttgacCTCTCGTTCATTTTGAAAGACTAAAAATATGCATAATTTCTACCGTTAGAACATTCACAACAATTTTCCAACCATTTTACCTATATGTTGGAacaataccattttttttttccaatcatttttttctatatcattaaaataatatattttcgtACTTTATtccataaactattttttttttcactctcttTTACCTTCTGTCTTGTTCCTCTCTCGCCCATCACTCTCGTCTCTATGCAATCTctaattcttcttccatttatttttcccaaaatcaGAGCTTCCATTTCTTTGTCTCTCTATATATCTCGTTGTAGATCTCTCCATCTCCTTCTCTTCGAGGGTCCCAAGAGGTTTAGTCGCTGCTTCAGATCTCGCAGCGATTCAAATCCCCCACGAGCTTCGATTTTTGCCTCGCAGCTGGTATTCTAACATGTACAATTTCAGCATTCGCCATTTTGTCCTACAAGTAGTCTGTAGTCAATTACCTGTTTGTCCCTTATTGGGTCTTTTTGTTCTGGTTTTGTTTACTGATTTTCTTTTCTGGTAAGGATTTCCAAGTGAAAGTTGAGCATCGTTGTTGATTTGGTCATCGTTGTTGAGACTATATGGTCGGAAAATGTCGTGGGAAAGGGACGAGGGGTTCATTTTCTGGGGGACGAAGAAGGAAAAGGTGGAGACTAAGGCAGAGTTGACTAGGCGTAGCTAAGTTTGTATAAGTTTGTATAAGTTTGTCTTCCTTTACCAAAAATTCTAGTTCTGTCCCTGTATATTTATGATGGTTATGGGCTGAGAAACACACAACTTATCTTTAATTGTAAACAAATGAACATTATTCATTTGTCTGTATCTAAGACACTATTAGCAGGTTAGCAAAAGAAATTGATGTACTGATCAAGCATTCAGAGTTGTCTTTATTGGCTTTTGTTAAGGGTGGTGAAGGATAGGGATGAATTCCAAATCTAGGTAGGTGCAATAATGGGAAGTTTGGAAGAATTTGGAGGAAATTCAAACACTGTGGTGTCTATGTTTAAGAGATGTCAAGTAAAGTTTGTTTGTAGAAATGAGGTTTAGGCTTTATGAATTAGggcatatttattttttattttttatagataattaGGGCATATTTATTGTTATCTTATTATTGTCACTCATAATGtcagtttttcttattttaaatttagtttattagaataaatagaattttttttcaaactttgacGAATTGTTATAAACAGTTTTGGGGCTGATTGAGTTGTTGTTGCAACTTTTGGGAGACAACTTGGTTTGTTGGCGAGCGAGGTATGTAGCTTAGCTAATGgaatttgaaaaatatcatttttacttGTTTAAACATGATTCTAGAACCTTATGCATgaaagtaaaattatttttatactgcTGGATATTTTCTTGTACTTGTGCGAACGTTGAGAAGATTACATGCACTTTGTAAATGCATTACTTGATATTACTTATGGGGAATTGTCGAGTTGTTGATTTGTGGTATTGAATATCATTGCAACTTGATGTAAATGTAATTTATCAATGTTCTTAATGAATTTTACATGGAAAATTAAACATGtgagtattttataaatttatcctTGAGCTTTTGATAATTGATGTCTTCGTGGCATAATTGAAGTCGTTGTGGCATAATTGATGTCTTTGTGGCATAACAATGATTACTCTATCGTGTTACCTTGGATAGGTTCATAGTCAAAATATTCTTTCGTGGGGAATTTGATTGACTCGAAGTGTTTTGGAATTTGATATGTTATTTAGCATAAACTTGCAATTCCTTTGGCAGTATTATCTATGCTGCTTACAAAACATTagctcctttttttcttttcttttttcttggtttaAATATCAGAATTAGGGGGAGGTCACTCAAATTGAGATACTCAATTAGCTGATTGTTGGAATTTGGTTAGGATTAGAGGTTTCAATAAGTACGTCgttgtatttgttatttgtattgttggaagatgagacttGGAGTTTGTAGTTAAACGtctgtttggatgttgaatccaaatattatttaaattcacCGCGCGGATTACGaagtttgattttgtgagataaaatttgaaaaagttgaataaaatatgatttatttatgaaaaaagtaTAATATTATTCCAAATATTATTTGAACCAATTAAACACACCACATTAGACCCAGATTGTGATGCTAGTAGAATATATCTTAGAGGGGAATTGGGATTTATGATTTATTGTGTTTAGCAATTATGGAGTAATTTAACAAGAAAATGTattttgttattaagttttgtTGGAATATTTATTGATCTCTAATTGATGTTTTATAAGCAATATGGTAGTATAAATAATTggtttttggataaaaaaaaaattgtaagaaaatGTTACAATTAGTTTTAATATCAATTCTTACTATAAATAGTATTTGTTCTTCTATACTCTTTACCTTTGAACTATTGTGTTTGTCTTTCCTAATTTGCTCAATTTTCAAGAATTCttgttctcttttctctttctagctaaAGGCTTCTCTTGTATTTCGCATTTTAATGATATTGCGATtacttagaaaaataaaatatatgttcTTAGTATGTGTCATGCCCTCCTTTGGGCTAGGGCCATGACAATTAACCCAAATTCTTTTCTAATTGTGACAGTATCATTAACTAAGTGAAGATCATATAGGAAACCATGACAGAAACCATTGTGACCCTTGTCATCAACGAGCTAGTTCAGTTGATCGTCCATGAATCAAAATTGCTAAGGGGTGTCCACCGGGAAGTTGTGGACATTCGAGATGAACTTGAGAGCATCCAGTGTTTTCTCAAAGATACAGATAAAGGAGGAGAGCTCCAAGATGGTGTCAAAATTTGGGTGAAACAAGTGAGAGAAATAGCATATCATATAGAAGATGTAATAGATGAACACGTTCTTCACGAGGCACAACGTCTTCATCAGCAAAGTTTTATTGCTTTTCTCCATAAAATTGGccatttattgaaaaaaataaaaccacatCATGACATAGCTACCAAGATTCAAGATATCAAAATATCAGTCCGTGAAATCAAGGAACGAAGAGAAAGATATGGTTTTAGTTCCTCAGATCGAAGATCAAGTAGCAGAGCAACAAATGTTACATGGCATGACCCTCGAGTGGGTTCACTTTTCATTGAGGAAGATGAAGTTGTGGGTATTGAGTCTACGAGGGATGAACTCATAAGCTGGTTGGTGGGGGGAGTATCTAAACGCTCTGTGATTTCAGTGGTAGGCATGGGCGGAATTGGTAAGACAACTCTTACTAAGAAAGTATATGAGAATGAATCAGTGAAAGGACATTTTGATTGCAGTGTTTGGATCACTGTGTCTCAGTCATACAACGTGTCGAAGATACTCATGTCCATGATAAAGCAAATCTACCAAGCAAAAGATACTGCTCCGGGGCAAGTAGACATGACAGACGATATCACACTAATTAGCCAGCTGAGGAAATGTTTACAGCAAAAGAGGTATGTTGTGGTTTTTGATGATGTCTGGAAGACAAAGTTTTGGGAAATTGTGAAACATGCTTTACCATACAATGACAGAGGCAGTAGGATTATCATCACAACACGTAGTGATCTCATTGGTGTTTCTTGTAGAGAATCTTTATCCGATCAAGTGCACAAGCTACAACCTCTATCTCAAGACAAGGCTTGGGAATTGTTTTGCAGAAAGGCATTCCAGACCGAGTTCCAAAGGTGTTGTCCAAGAGAATTGGTGAGAATGTCGATGGACATTGTCAAAAAATGTGAAGGGCTACCACTTGCAATTGTTGCCATAGGTGGTCTTCTGTCAACGAAGGAGAAGGTGCCGTTAGAATGGCAAAAGTTGCTCGATAGCCTCAACTCTGAGCTAGAATGTAATCCCCACCTTACAAGTATCACTAACATTCTCTGTCTTAGTTATCATGATCTTCCATACTACCTAAAGTCATGCTACTTGTACTTCGGCATTTTCCCGGAGGACTACTCAATTAGTGGTTTAAGATTAATTTGGCTATGGGTAGCTGagggctttatagaaggaaggAAGGGAAAATCATTGGAAGACGTGGCAGAAGAATACTTAATGGAGCTCATCAACAGAAACTTGGTTCAAGTTTCATTTGGGGAACTTGATTACGAGATAGAGAGAAAATATAGAGTCCATGATTTGCTGCATGAAATCATCCTATCGAAGGCTGAAGAGTTGAATTTTTGCCAAGTTCTAGAAGCCGGTGACACAACTTCCCATGAAAAAAGTCGATGCCTATCAATCCACGGTGTTAGAGAAAATGTTTTCGAGACAAGTAAGTACTCTCGAGTTCGTTCTGTTTTTCTCTTCAACATTAGTGAAATGCCCAGGTCTTTCGTTGTTAAATTGTTCAAAAAGTTCAAGCTTTTGAAAGTGTTGGATTTTGAAGATGCTCCTATTGATTATCTTCCTCAAGAAGTGGGTAATTTATTCCACTTAAAGCACTTAAGTTTGAGGAGAACAAAAGTAAAGATGCTTCCTAAGTCAGTGGGTAGGCTGCAGAACCTACAGACTCTAAATGTCTTGGAAACCGCAATGCCTGAGTTACCAATTGAGATATTTAGGCTTTCTAAGCTGAGACATCTTTTGGCTCATTCTCATGACTACGAAATTAAAAGTAGCTTTCATTCTGTGCGAGGAGTAAAAATACATGAAGGGATTGGATGTTTAAAAGACTTGCAAACATTAGCAAGTGTTGATGATCTTGGGGTTGGTCTATTTGAAGAGCTTAGAAAGTTGTGTCAGTTGAGGACGCTGGGCATTACAAATATGACAGCAAAACGTGGGAGGGCTCT
This DNA window, taken from Alnus glutinosa chromosome 5, dhAlnGlut1.1, whole genome shotgun sequence, encodes the following:
- the LOC133869279 gene encoding disease resistance protein RPM1-like, which codes for MTETIVTLVINELVQLIVHESKLLRGVHREVVDIRDELESIQCFLKDTDKGGELQDGVKIWVKQVREIAYHIEDVIDEHVLHEAQRLHQQSFIAFLHKIGHLLKKIKPHHDIATKIQDIKISVREIKERRERYGFSSSDRRSSSRATNVTWHDPRVGSLFIEEDEVVGIESTRDELISWLVGGVSKRSVISVVGMGGIGKTTLTKKVYENESVKGHFDCSVWITVSQSYNVSKILMSMIKQIYQAKDTAPGQVDMTDDITLISQLRKCLQQKRYVVVFDDVWKTKFWEIVKHALPYNDRGSRIIITTRSDLIGVSCRESLSDQVHKLQPLSQDKAWELFCRKAFQTEFQRCCPRELVRMSMDIVKKCEGLPLAIVAIGGLLSTKEKVPLEWQKLLDSLNSELECNPHLTSITNILCLSYHDLPYYLKSCYLYFGIFPEDYSISGLRLIWLWVAEGFIEGRKGKSLEDVAEEYLMELINRNLVQVSFGELDYEIERKYRVHDLLHEIILSKAEELNFCQVLEAGDTTSHEKSRCLSIHGVRENVFETSKYSRVRSVFLFNISEMPRSFVVKLFKKFKLLKVLDFEDAPIDYLPQEVGNLFHLKHLSLRRTKVKMLPKSVGRLQNLQTLNVLETAMPELPIEIFRLSKLRHLLAHSHDYEIKSSFHSVRGVKIHEGIGCLKDLQTLASVDDLGVGLFEELRKLCQLRTLGITNMTAKRGRALCISIQNMVHLKILVVGSTSEDEILDLQSISSPPPFLECIYLRGRLEKLPNWVLELQNLVTLILFFSSLKEDPLSCVQALPNLVTLSLNHAYDGEQLHFEEGGFRKLKKLTLRELKRLKMVEIDRGSLPILEQLEIGPCPQMKEVPSGIHHLKSLKILDFYEMQGEFVLRMQPDTGEDYWKVNKVTTIRLKYRIKGERYQIYKLGDSDLLEHLQR